The following are encoded together in the Bacillota bacterium genome:
- a CDS encoding response regulator encodes MKRILVVDDNRLIVNLLRVNLMSAGYEVLTATDGFQGLATAVAERPDLIILDVMMPEMDGFEVARQVRNNTLIAHVPIIMLTARGTSDSIVAGLDAGADDYMAKPFEISEVLARVKAHLRRSRTERSLNPITNLPGNIAITDKLQQLAESTAPFAVIYTDIDNFKSYNDAYGFLQGDVVLRALGLILVHATRRWGNEHDFVGHVGGDDFILCTTPDKVDGICQEAIACFDAEMPKLYHADDRARGYVLGYSREGQPVEQPLITVSLAVVTNEHRPIESHWQIAELAAEVKRVAKQMNHSIYIKDLRSGRPTAEEGLLQRQVTTSSRPRVALITKDKTLRLVAPTILKRTCLDVLLCESIAQALEQTSGGIVVDWDILSDEDKARLKEASREGLKIVLLNCPAGETELWRTEGLDCQPKPYNLTLWAEFFKRECCRA; translated from the coding sequence ATGAAGCGTATATTAGTGGTGGACGACAATCGGCTTATCGTGAACTTACTTAGAGTTAATCTCATGTCGGCGGGGTACGAAGTGCTTACCGCTACCGACGGATTCCAGGGGCTGGCCACTGCGGTGGCAGAGCGCCCGGACCTGATCATCCTGGACGTGATGATGCCAGAGATGGATGGTTTCGAAGTGGCGCGTCAGGTGCGCAACAATACGCTTATCGCCCATGTTCCTATTATTATGTTAACAGCCCGGGGGACGTCGGACAGCATTGTGGCTGGGCTAGATGCAGGCGCTGACGACTACATGGCCAAACCCTTTGAGATTTCGGAGGTGTTAGCGCGAGTCAAGGCCCACCTGCGCCGTTCGCGTACCGAGCGTTCACTTAACCCCATTACCAACTTGCCTGGCAATATCGCCATTACGGACAAGCTGCAGCAACTAGCAGAGTCCACCGCACCTTTTGCCGTGATTTACACCGATATTGATAACTTTAAGTCATACAATGATGCCTACGGTTTTTTGCAGGGAGATGTGGTTCTGCGCGCCCTAGGTTTGATCTTGGTGCACGCCACCAGGAGATGGGGTAATGAGCATGACTTTGTCGGCCATGTCGGCGGCGACGACTTTATACTGTGTACCACGCCGGACAAAGTAGACGGCATTTGTCAAGAAGCCATTGCCTGTTTCGACGCCGAGATGCCCAAGCTCTATCATGCGGACGACCGCGCTAGAGGGTATGTCCTGGGCTACTCTCGCGAGGGTCAGCCAGTAGAGCAACCCCTCATCACCGTCTCGTTGGCCGTAGTCACTAACGAACATCGCCCGATCGAAAGTCACTGGCAGATTGCCGAGCTCGCAGCTGAAGTTAAGCGCGTTGCCAAACAGATGAATCACAGTATCTATATCAAAGACTTGCGCAGTGGGCGTCCCACCGCCGAGGAGGGTCTGTTGCAGCGTCAAGTCACCACTAGCTCTAGGCCGCGCGTAGCACTCATTACTAAGGATAAGACTTTGCGCTTAGTGGCCCCCACGATTCTTAAGCGCACCTGTCTCGACGTGCTACTTTGCGAATCTATTGCTCAGGCACTAGAACAGACGAGTGGTGGTATCGTGGTCGATTGGGATATACTTAGTGATGAAGATAAAGCTCGCCTAAAAGAAGCTTCGCGCGAGGGGCTAAAAATAGTCTTGCTCAACTGCCCTGCGGGCGAGACCGAACTCTGGCGGACGGAGGGCCTAGATTGCCAGCCTAAGCCATACAACTTAACGCTCTGGGCTGAGTTCTTCAAGCGGGAGTGCTGCCGGGCCTAG
- a CDS encoding PAS domain S-box protein — MFAVQVMAEMWWQARKSTLSKTKESIELLAHHCSDAVVLFDASGRVAAWNEGASNVYGMTEHEAKQEVWPIYRPTERSAMLEKFRNAQQGESPTVGEEMHVQAGGDEIAVKVTWQALRGENGALMGWLMIARELSRGQQVSRELEQVNEQLSSLAVLARLFADSKNLRKTVEVAVQGLMRAVQASFCQLECTFADREDSFQTITVGSPLSEEQLRLLHAAMDEARAARRTVQAKEYVAAPVRALDRGVGVVALWFDSAASSGTRVKVVETAAQQLAAVIHTASLVHKEQQAVLRLKEIDKLRGDFVAMVSHELRTPLTCIRGFTDTLLRPDTKWPEEEEREFLLSIKTCSEQALRVVDDLLSVQQASLGKIVVVREPLSLGKLVAEACRRAQNSAHSHTIMWSVPDNLPVIRADFVRISQVLDNLLSNAIKYSPLGGEVWVRVRGMLGEVEVSVTDCGIGIAAEQQEFVFEEFYRVDNSVGRQTEGLGLGLAIVRSIVLLHGGRVWVESAIGSGSTFYFTLPASGGSQR; from the coding sequence ATGTTTGCAGTGCAGGTGATGGCAGAGATGTGGTGGCAGGCGCGTAAGTCAACGCTAAGTAAAACCAAAGAGAGTATTGAACTTCTTGCTCATCATTGTAGTGATGCCGTAGTTCTCTTTGACGCCTCGGGGCGTGTTGCGGCATGGAACGAAGGAGCAAGCAATGTCTACGGCATGACGGAGCACGAAGCAAAGCAAGAAGTTTGGCCCATTTACAGACCCACGGAACGCAGTGCTATGTTAGAAAAGTTTAGGAATGCGCAACAGGGTGAGTCTCCCACCGTTGGTGAAGAGATGCATGTGCAGGCTGGCGGGGATGAAATTGCCGTAAAGGTCACCTGGCAGGCCCTGCGCGGCGAAAACGGAGCGCTTATGGGCTGGCTCATGATTGCGCGAGAGTTATCGCGAGGGCAGCAGGTATCGCGCGAACTAGAGCAGGTTAACGAGCAGCTATCTTCATTGGCGGTCCTAGCGCGGCTCTTTGCCGATTCTAAGAATTTGCGCAAAACGGTGGAAGTTGCCGTGCAAGGTCTGATGAGGGCGGTGCAAGCTTCATTTTGTCAGCTAGAATGCACTTTTGCGGACCGCGAGGACTCCTTTCAAACGATTACGGTCGGGTCTCCTTTGTCCGAGGAGCAGTTGCGCTTGTTGCATGCGGCCATGGATGAAGCGCGTGCAGCGCGGCGCACAGTGCAGGCGAAAGAATATGTCGCCGCTCCCGTCCGTGCCCTAGATCGCGGTGTGGGCGTGGTGGCGCTGTGGTTTGATTCGGCGGCCTCCTCAGGCACCCGGGTCAAAGTAGTAGAAACTGCCGCGCAGCAGCTGGCCGCCGTCATACATACGGCAAGTCTGGTACATAAGGAGCAGCAGGCAGTGCTCCGTCTTAAGGAGATTGATAAACTCCGTGGTGATTTTGTGGCCATGGTCTCGCATGAGCTGCGTACGCCACTAACCTGCATTAGGGGTTTTACCGATACTTTGCTCCGGCCGGATACCAAGTGGCCCGAAGAGGAAGAGCGAGAGTTTTTACTATCTATCAAAACCTGCTCCGAGCAAGCTCTGCGCGTGGTGGATGACTTGCTGTCGGTGCAGCAGGCCTCTCTAGGCAAGATCGTGGTCGTGCGGGAGCCGCTTTCTTTAGGCAAGCTAGTAGCCGAGGCCTGTCGCCGCGCGCAAAACTCTGCCCACAGCCACACTATTATGTGGTCAGTGCCCGACAATCTGCCCGTAATTAGGGCTGACTTTGTGCGGATAAGTCAGGTGCTCGACAATCTGCTCAGTAATGCCATCAAGTATTCGCCCCTAGGCGGTGAAGTATGGGTCAGGGTGCGCGGAATGTTAGGGGAAGTAGAAGTTTCGGTAACAGACTGCGGCATCGGCATTGCGGCCGAACAACAGGAGTTTGTTTTTGAAGAGTTCTATCGTGTCGATAACTCTGTCGGTCGCCAGACCGAAGGCCTAGGGCTTGGCCTAGCCATTGTGCGCAGCATAGTCTTGCTGCATGGTGGTAGAGTATGGGTAGAGAGCGCTATTGGCTCTGGTTCAACTTTTTACTTTACTTTGCCAGCTAGTGGGGGGAGTCAGCGATGA
- a CDS encoding MFS transporter, producing MNEQPAVPVLRNKTFLILWGGQVVSLLGDTLFNLALMWWVVSVTESAVAVSFVALATSLPMLILGPFVGVYIDRSDKRLMMLAAHTLNGLITAVMALLYWRGIFSLPIILVAAVLMGIVSNLDGPAYEASIPVVVDKDELVRANSLMETAGSIIRLLAPALSGVLIAAAGVGAAILANSISYFVAALSLCIIRFASPKIESGAQSFKNDFKSGLQFIFRHPVLMPMLIYGAMINLVLAPISVSIPLLIMKVLEGGPALMGLFGSFQSAGVLAASLILTSAPYLIKKSGLVLINSAVALGAVTLVVAFAPHQGWLLIGGALVGFVLVTANMASRNIWQREVPAELRGRAFTARETISSGLRPLGQALAGPAVAVVGPVFMIASAGVLCMVGGLLGFFVPAVHTYPKEQASTLLEVPVSSDD from the coding sequence ATGAATGAACAACCTGCCGTGCCTGTGCTGCGCAACAAGACTTTTCTCATTCTCTGGGGTGGTCAAGTCGTCTCCCTTCTCGGCGATACACTCTTTAACCTAGCTCTGATGTGGTGGGTCGTTAGTGTGACGGAGAGTGCCGTCGCGGTTTCTTTTGTGGCGCTAGCAACCTCGCTGCCGATGTTAATCCTCGGGCCTTTCGTTGGCGTCTACATAGATCGTAGCGACAAACGCCTCATGATGCTCGCCGCGCATACTCTGAACGGGCTGATTACAGCTGTGATGGCCCTGCTCTACTGGCGAGGTATCTTCTCCTTGCCAATTATTCTTGTGGCTGCCGTCCTGATGGGCATTGTGTCTAACCTAGATGGCCCGGCTTACGAGGCCTCAATTCCGGTCGTTGTCGATAAGGATGAACTAGTGCGCGCTAACTCGCTCATGGAGACTGCTGGGAGCATCATCAGGCTACTCGCGCCCGCTTTAAGCGGAGTGCTCATCGCTGCCGCTGGGGTGGGGGCGGCCATTTTGGCCAACTCGATATCCTACTTTGTGGCCGCGCTCTCTCTCTGCATCATCAGGTTCGCCTCGCCTAAGATTGAAAGTGGGGCCCAGAGTTTTAAAAATGATTTTAAGAGCGGGCTGCAGTTCATTTTCCGCCACCCGGTGCTGATGCCCATGTTGATCTACGGCGCCATGATAAACTTGGTACTAGCGCCTATTAGCGTTTCCATCCCCCTGCTTATCATGAAAGTTTTAGAAGGTGGACCAGCTCTTATGGGTCTCTTCGGCAGCTTTCAGTCGGCCGGCGTTCTCGCTGCCTCCTTGATCTTGACTAGCGCCCCCTATCTAATTAAGAAAAGTGGTCTGGTGCTCATAAATTCGGCAGTAGCTCTAGGAGCAGTTACCTTGGTGGTGGCTTTCGCGCCGCATCAGGGGTGGCTACTTATCGGGGGCGCCTTGGTTGGTTTTGTGCTTGTCACTGCTAATATGGCTTCGCGCAATATCTGGCAGCGTGAAGTTCCCGCTGAACTGCGAGGTCGCGCCTTTACCGCTCGCGAAACTATTTCTAGTGGGCTGAGGCCACTTGGGCAAGCACTAGCAGGCCCTGCCGTGGCTGTGGTAGGACCTGTGTTCATGATCGCCAGCGCCGGGGTGCTCTGCATGGTGGGCGGTTTACTAGGCTTTTTTGTTCCTGCAGTCCACACCTACCCTAAAGAGCAGGCGTCAACTCTACTCGAGGTGCCTGTCAGTTCAGACGACTAG
- a CDS encoding ferrous iron transport protein A, whose product MEREVIPLAHLPLGCRGNIVSLQATSKTRRRLQDLGFIPDTAVEVLHKSPAGDPIAYGLRGSVIALRADLACQILIQHTE is encoded by the coding sequence ATGGAGAGAGAAGTCATTCCCTTGGCGCATCTACCTCTAGGCTGTCGCGGAAACATTGTTTCACTTCAGGCGACAAGCAAGACCCGCAGACGACTACAGGATTTAGGTTTTATCCCCGACACCGCGGTCGAAGTGCTCCATAAGAGCCCAGCAGGAGACCCTATCGCCTATGGTCTACGTGGTAGCGTCATTGCTTTGCGTGCTGACCTAGCCTGCCAAATCCTGATACAACACACCGAGTGA
- the feoB gene encoding ferrous iron transport protein B: MSYAAQFTVALAGNPNTGKSTVFNSLTGLRQHTGNWPGKTVTFAEGTYTWRGATYRLVDLPGTYSLHTTSLDEGIARAFISSAEPQVTVIVTDATCLERNLILVLQVLELTDKVVVCVNLVDEARRKGITVDIENLAALLGVPVVATNARDGDGVPSLQEAIRQVATQELATRPLRLAHRPPREELGTVDNPPRGEASSKSREALLPQDESDLVAERLVTTAQDIASRVVTLPSVRHDRLDRKIDKILLSRHFGLPIMLLLLGGIFWLTIVGANYPGELLAHFFAALEVEITALAMAVGLPLWLQDLLITGVYRTMTTVVAVMLPPMAIFFPLFTLLEDLGYLTRVAFNLDNFFKRCGAHGKQALSMCMGFGCNAAGVIACRIIDSPREKLIAILTNNFVPCNGRFPILIVVATIFLAGLGGTFGSLLATLAVLMTVVLGVLLTMLIAKLLSLTVLKGLPSSFTLELPPYRRPQLGRVLVRSFIDRTLFVLSRAVIVAAPAGIVLWMMGNFTVGGSSLLSISAGFLDPLGRMMGLDGFILLAFILGLPANEIVIPILIMGYMRTTSMLELDSLEALRQLFLINGWTTLTAVCTMLFALCHWPCGTTLLTAKKETQSLKWTALTFIIPTVTGIVVCTAVAQGARLLGPLLGWH, encoded by the coding sequence ATGAGTTACGCTGCACAGTTCACCGTTGCCCTAGCCGGCAATCCTAACACCGGCAAGAGCACCGTCTTTAACAGCCTAACCGGGCTGAGACAGCACACCGGCAATTGGCCTGGTAAGACGGTCACCTTTGCCGAGGGTACCTATACTTGGCGAGGTGCCACCTACCGCCTGGTGGACCTACCGGGCACGTATTCGCTCCACACGACTTCCCTTGACGAAGGCATTGCCCGGGCTTTCATCAGCAGTGCAGAGCCGCAGGTTACGGTGATTGTAACTGATGCGACCTGCCTGGAGCGCAATCTCATCCTAGTTTTACAAGTGCTCGAGTTAACAGACAAGGTAGTGGTCTGTGTTAACCTGGTGGATGAAGCGCGGCGCAAGGGAATTACAGTAGATATAGAAAACCTCGCCGCTCTGCTCGGCGTGCCTGTGGTAGCAACGAACGCCCGGGACGGCGACGGAGTACCTTCCTTGCAAGAAGCAATCCGGCAAGTGGCCACTCAAGAGCTAGCCACCCGGCCGCTACGGCTCGCGCACAGGCCCCCTAGGGAGGAGCTAGGTACGGTCGACAACCCCCCTAGGGGAGAAGCCTCGAGCAAGAGCCGCGAAGCCTTGCTGCCGCAAGACGAAAGTGATCTGGTCGCAGAACGCCTCGTCACCACAGCACAAGACATTGCCAGCCGGGTAGTCACCCTGCCCTCGGTGCGGCACGACCGTCTCGACCGCAAAATAGATAAGATCTTGCTCAGCCGTCATTTTGGCCTGCCGATTATGCTCCTCTTGCTCGGCGGAATTTTCTGGCTAACCATTGTGGGCGCAAACTACCCAGGAGAACTACTGGCGCATTTTTTTGCGGCACTAGAAGTAGAGATAACCGCCTTAGCGATGGCCGTTGGCCTGCCCTTGTGGCTACAGGATCTGCTTATTACGGGGGTTTATCGCACGATGACGACGGTGGTGGCAGTGATGCTCCCCCCTATGGCCATCTTCTTCCCCCTCTTCACCCTGTTAGAAGACCTCGGCTATCTTACCCGTGTGGCCTTTAACCTCGACAACTTCTTCAAGCGTTGTGGTGCGCATGGCAAGCAGGCGCTCTCTATGTGCATGGGTTTTGGCTGCAATGCCGCGGGCGTTATTGCCTGCCGCATCATCGACTCCCCACGGGAGAAACTCATCGCCATTCTGACTAACAATTTCGTGCCCTGCAATGGCCGTTTCCCCATCCTTATTGTCGTGGCGACTATTTTCTTGGCTGGCCTAGGAGGAACATTTGGCTCCCTGCTCGCCACTCTCGCCGTTCTTATGACTGTAGTACTCGGCGTTCTACTGACCATGCTCATCGCTAAACTGCTCTCCCTAACTGTACTCAAGGGTCTCCCCTCCTCCTTTACCCTGGAGCTACCACCTTATCGCCGCCCCCAACTAGGCCGGGTTCTCGTTCGCTCCTTCATCGATCGCACCCTCTTTGTTCTTTCGCGGGCGGTGATAGTGGCCGCCCCGGCAGGGATAGTTCTCTGGATGATGGGTAATTTTACAGTCGGGGGCAGCAGTCTCTTAAGCATTTCAGCCGGTTTTCTCGACCCCTTAGGGCGCATGATGGGTCTCGATGGGTTTATCTTGCTGGCCTTTATACTGGGGTTGCCGGCCAATGAGATTGTTATTCCTATACTCATTATGGGCTACATGCGTACCACGTCCATGCTTGAGCTAGACAGTCTCGAGGCCCTACGCCAACTCTTCCTGATAAATGGTTGGACCACCCTAACGGCCGTCTGCACCATGCTTTTCGCTCTTTGCCACTGGCCCTGCGGCACCACTTTGCTCACCGCCAAAAAAGAAACTCAGAGCCTAAAGTGGACGGCACTGACCTTTATCATCCCCACTGTAACCGGCATCGTTGTGTGCACGGCAGTAGCACAAGGGGCACGGCTCTTAGGACCGCTACTAGGCTGGCATTGA
- a CDS encoding DtxR family transcriptional regulator — protein sequence MGDENEFHTFRGYELLRQEDRALLSPSQEDYLEMIYRHCVQHDYIRINTLAEQLHVAAPSVTRITKKLRELGFLKHRRYGYVTLTEAGQAAGAFLLDRHNTVQAYLSALGVLNRKFVDAELMEHCISDETLQAMKAWLKFLEANPDILERFQEGQKRSTL from the coding sequence GTGGGAGACGAAAATGAATTTCATACTTTTCGTGGCTACGAGCTACTGCGTCAAGAAGATAGGGCCTTGCTTAGCCCTAGCCAAGAAGATTACTTAGAAATGATTTACAGACACTGTGTGCAGCATGACTACATTCGTATCAACACCTTGGCCGAGCAGCTCCACGTCGCTGCCCCCTCAGTAACCCGCATTACCAAGAAACTGCGCGAGCTAGGTTTTCTCAAGCATAGGCGCTATGGTTATGTGACCCTCACTGAAGCGGGGCAAGCGGCCGGCGCTTTCTTGCTAGATAGGCACAACACGGTGCAAGCCTACCTTTCCGCCCTCGGCGTTCTGAACAGAAAATTTGTGGATGCGGAACTAATGGAGCATTGTATTAGTGACGAGACCCTGCAAGCCATGAAAGCATGGCTCAAATTCCTTGAGGCCAACCCGGACATCCTGGAACGCTTCCAAGAAGGGCAAAAGCGCAGTACACTGTGA
- a CDS encoding ThiF family adenylyltransferase, translated as MNRYIAQTNIAFLGPLGQEKLSAATVTILGCGALGTVAADLLARAGVGRIRIIDRDVVELGNLQRQTLFVESDAESRIPKAEAATLRLQQINSDIVVEGLVADFTGLNALELLLGSDAVIDATDNYLARFTLNEACLALNLPWVYGGALGTGGALAVFTPQGPCFRCLFTELPVAGAGESCRTTGVLASVTTMVAALQVVELFKLLTGQAPLSGLLQLELTRTEFLTQPIPQDPACPACQLRRTEFLGQERDSLAALVCGQNSVLLPGAAGECTLLALAERLKVRGFSVDNSRFRLRIVAKDGYEVVVFADGRALVYGTSNIVTAKAVYNSILG; from the coding sequence ATGAATAGGTACATCGCACAGACAAATATTGCTTTTCTAGGCCCTCTGGGTCAGGAGAAACTGTCGGCAGCTACAGTTACCATTCTAGGCTGTGGAGCTTTAGGTACGGTGGCCGCCGATCTTTTAGCGCGCGCTGGGGTGGGCCGAATTCGGATTATTGATCGCGATGTGGTGGAGCTAGGCAATCTGCAGCGCCAAACACTTTTTGTGGAAAGTGATGCCGAGTCGAGAATTCCCAAGGCAGAGGCGGCGACTCTACGGCTACAGCAAATTAACAGCGACATTGTGGTGGAAGGCCTAGTCGCCGATTTCACTGGTCTTAATGCCTTAGAGCTACTTCTGGGCAGTGATGCGGTCATTGACGCCACGGACAACTACCTGGCGCGTTTCACCTTGAACGAGGCCTGTTTGGCCCTCAACTTGCCCTGGGTTTATGGTGGGGCCTTAGGCACTGGCGGCGCGCTGGCCGTCTTTACCCCGCAGGGCCCGTGTTTTAGGTGCCTCTTTACGGAGTTGCCTGTGGCCGGAGCGGGGGAGAGCTGCAGAACTACGGGTGTGCTTGCCTCGGTCACTACCATGGTGGCGGCGCTACAGGTAGTAGAGCTTTTCAAGCTTTTAACAGGCCAGGCGCCTCTCTCAGGTCTCTTGCAGCTAGAGCTCACGAGAACAGAATTCCTTACGCAGCCGATTCCGCAAGACCCAGCTTGCCCAGCCTGCCAATTAAGGCGAACTGAGTTCTTAGGGCAAGAGCGCGACAGCCTGGCCGCCCTTGTCTGTGGGCAAAACAGTGTCTTGCTACCTGGTGCCGCGGGTGAGTGTACGTTACTCGCGCTGGCGGAGCGGCTCAAGGTGCGCGGTTTTTCTGTGGATAACTCGCGGTTTCGCTTACGAATTGTGGCTAAAGATGGGTATGAAGTGGTTGTTTTCGCAGATGGTCGAGCTCTCGTCTACGGTACAAGTAACATTGTTACGGCTAAGGCAGTCTACAATAGTATTTTGGGCTAG
- a CDS encoding nicotinate phosphoribosyltransferase has product MQKSFTYTLAPHTFELDIERLRKGYYTDAYFSNTVRLLGHLASEGYTFAGETSLLPGDLSLVLTGDLEVEMQFFPRRQPFAVVAGVEESLAILREGTGYFTPSGEFVSTYCQLEVEAVPDGTLTPYHGDSLDVRPVLKVRGRYRDFAKLETPILGVLTESSRVATNVYNTLVAARGKDIYFFPARFAHYRVQPLHGYAYSIAVAAYNQNYGASSRVFVSTDAQGAFLGVQGGGTISHASIACFFGDTREAMLQFCRTMPPEIPRIALIDFHNDCVAEAKKVMQAMFAKYLGYFTAGDMANAKLYVLYGVRPDTAGNMRDVSVPPLGDRELDCGVNPRLVHNIRRGIDTAYLEWGLPLEAETLAAKWCQDVKIVVTGGFDLARITAFESLGVPVDIYGVGSSLLENTKGSSTDFTGDIVRVKLADDWVPLAKLGRGPCHNSDLCRVQS; this is encoded by the coding sequence GTGCAAAAGTCTTTTACCTATACACTTGCGCCCCACACTTTCGAACTCGATATAGAGCGCCTACGTAAAGGATACTACACCGATGCTTATTTTTCTAACACGGTGCGCCTCTTAGGGCATCTGGCCAGTGAAGGCTACACCTTCGCTGGCGAAACATCGCTCTTACCGGGAGACCTCTCGCTGGTGTTAACGGGCGACCTCGAAGTCGAGATGCAGTTTTTCCCGCGTCGCCAACCCTTTGCGGTAGTGGCAGGTGTGGAGGAGAGTCTGGCCATACTGCGGGAAGGCACTGGTTATTTTACGCCTAGTGGCGAATTTGTCAGTACCTACTGCCAGCTCGAGGTGGAGGCGGTGCCCGATGGCACCCTCACTCCCTACCATGGAGACTCGCTAGATGTTAGGCCGGTGCTTAAAGTGAGGGGCCGCTATCGCGACTTTGCCAAACTCGAGACACCCATTCTTGGCGTTCTTACGGAAAGCTCGCGCGTGGCTACTAATGTCTACAATACTTTGGTCGCGGCCCGGGGCAAGGATATTTACTTCTTCCCGGCTCGCTTCGCCCACTACAGAGTGCAACCGCTACACGGCTATGCCTACAGCATAGCGGTAGCGGCCTACAACCAAAACTACGGCGCTAGTAGTCGTGTGTTTGTCTCAACCGATGCGCAAGGGGCCTTCTTGGGGGTTCAGGGGGGCGGCACCATTAGTCACGCCAGCATTGCTTGTTTTTTTGGTGATACACGTGAGGCCATGCTGCAGTTTTGCCGCACCATGCCCCCCGAAATACCTCGTATCGCCCTCATAGATTTTCATAATGACTGCGTGGCCGAGGCCAAGAAAGTAATGCAGGCCATGTTCGCCAAGTACTTAGGGTACTTTACCGCCGGTGATATGGCGAACGCCAAACTCTATGTTTTATATGGCGTCCGTCCCGATACAGCCGGCAATATGCGCGATGTCTCTGTTCCGCCGCTAGGGGACAGAGAGCTAGACTGCGGTGTTAATCCGCGCCTCGTCCACAACATACGCAGGGGTATAGATACGGCCTACCTCGAGTGGGGGCTGCCGCTAGAAGCAGAAACCCTTGCCGCCAAGTGGTGTCAAGATGTAAAAATAGTCGTCACGGGCGGCTTTGATTTAGCGCGCATAACTGCCTTTGAGTCGCTCGGGGTGCCGGTAGACATTTATGGCGTAGGCTCTTCACTGCTTGAGAACACCAAGGGCAGTAGCACGGACTTTACGGGCGACATTGTACGCGTTAAGCTGGCGGATGATTGGGTGCCACTCGCAAAACTTGGCCGAGGGCCCTGCCACAATAGCGACCTTTGCCGTGTCCAAAGCTAG